In the genome of Bradyrhizobium sp. CIAT3101, one region contains:
- a CDS encoding MarR family transcriptional regulator produces the protein MARKLSTLDPQRLDNQICFAVYSAAHAFNRVYKPLLDRLGLTYPQYLVMLVLWERDDVPLKDIGEKLFLDSGTLTPLLKRLEAAHLVKRTRSSEDERQVLIALTPQGHALKDKARSVPQSILAASDCSVSELVAMKDEIVALRDRLNAVIGE, from the coding sequence ATGGCCCGGAAATTATCGACCCTGGATCCGCAACGTCTCGACAACCAGATCTGCTTCGCCGTCTATTCGGCCGCGCATGCCTTCAACCGCGTCTACAAGCCGCTGCTCGACCGGCTTGGCCTGACCTATCCGCAATATCTGGTGATGCTGGTGCTGTGGGAGCGCGACGACGTGCCGCTCAAGGACATCGGCGAGAAGCTGTTTCTTGATTCCGGCACGTTGACGCCGCTGCTCAAGCGGTTGGAGGCCGCGCACCTCGTCAAGCGCACGCGCTCCAGCGAGGACGAGCGTCAGGTCCTGATCGCGCTGACGCCGCAGGGGCACGCGCTCAAGGACAAGGCGCGCAGCGTCCCGCAGTCGATCCTGGCCGCGTCGGACTGTTCCGTGTCGGAGCTGGTCGCAATGAAGGACGAGATCGTTGCGTTGAGGGATCGGTTGAATGCGGTGATTGGGGAGTAG
- a CDS encoding AAA family ATPase yields MTRLIAITGYSGAGKTTALEIIQKKCAGSILYVGRIVGDEVLRRGLPPGPASEKSVRLQLRHEHGMAALAHLATPQIVRELGSDKAVLIDAVCNIEEFNHYRLHCDREALLISIEASFDVRAERVASRPSKALSREELLERDEVERCTLRTDKAMESAALHVSNEASLDALAVLLSNELRDFLNH; encoded by the coding sequence ATGACGCGTCTGATTGCTATCACGGGATATTCGGGGGCGGGCAAGACAACAGCGCTCGAAATAATTCAAAAGAAGTGCGCCGGCAGCATTTTGTATGTCGGTCGGATTGTAGGCGATGAGGTGCTTAGACGTGGCCTCCCACCCGGCCCGGCAAGCGAAAAATCAGTCAGACTTCAATTGCGTCACGAGCATGGTATGGCGGCTCTCGCCCACTTGGCCACCCCGCAAATTGTTCGCGAACTCGGATCGGACAAGGCGGTACTCATCGATGCCGTATGCAACATTGAAGAGTTTAATCACTATCGTTTGCACTGTGATCGCGAAGCCCTTCTCATTTCCATCGAGGCAAGTTTCGATGTTCGAGCCGAACGGGTGGCCAGTCGACCTAGCAAAGCGCTTTCTCGAGAAGAACTGCTTGAAAGAGACGAGGTGGAGCGCTGCACATTGCGCACAGACAAAGCAATGGAGTCTGCGGCGCTCCACGTTTCGAATGAGGCATCGCTCGATGCCCTCGCTGTCTTACTGTCGAACGAGCTGCGTGACTTTCTGAATCACTAA
- a CDS encoding DUF1150 domain-containing protein, which produces MSEGHVVFEHEARNASPETLANLGEGHIAYVKQIRSEDVPGLFPEAPKIAPGLKLFALHAADGTPIMLTDSREAAVANAWSNELQAVSVH; this is translated from the coding sequence ATGAGTGAAGGTCACGTTGTATTCGAACACGAAGCCAGGAACGCCTCGCCCGAGACGCTGGCGAATCTCGGCGAAGGCCACATCGCCTATGTGAAGCAGATCCGCTCCGAGGATGTGCCCGGCCTGTTCCCCGAAGCCCCGAAGATTGCGCCCGGCCTCAAGCTATTCGCGCTCCACGCCGCCGACGGCACGCCGATCATGCTGACCGACAGCCGCGAAGCCGCAGTCGCGAATGCCTGGAGCAACGAGCTGCAAGCGGTGAGCGTGCACTGA
- a CDS encoding organic hydroperoxide resistance protein, translating into MFVNVLYKTSAKATGGRDGHAATLDGALDVKLTTPKELGGGGGAGNNPEQLFAAGYAACFIGAMKFVSSQGGPKVPADASVTSTVGIGPRSAGGFGLDIDLAVSLPGLSRTEAEALVEKAHQVCPYSNATRGNVDVRLTVV; encoded by the coding sequence ATGTTCGTGAACGTCCTCTACAAGACCAGCGCAAAAGCCACCGGTGGCCGTGACGGCCATGCCGCGACCCTCGACGGCGCACTCGACGTCAAGCTCACGACGCCGAAGGAGCTCGGCGGTGGCGGCGGCGCCGGCAACAATCCCGAGCAGCTGTTTGCGGCCGGCTATGCCGCCTGCTTCATCGGCGCGATGAAGTTCGTGTCCTCGCAGGGCGGACCGAAGGTTCCCGCCGACGCTTCCGTGACCTCGACCGTCGGCATCGGCCCGCGCTCGGCCGGCGGCTTCGGCCTCGACATCGATCTGGCCGTCTCGCTGCCGGGCCTGTCCCGCACCGAGGCCGAGGCGCTGGTCGAGAAGGCGCACCAGGTGTGCCCGTACTCCAACGCGACGCGCGGCAATGTCGACGTTCGCCTGACGGTCGTCTGA
- a CDS encoding DUF3850 domain-containing protein, with protein MLNQANQVPLASVANITHHLKCWPQFFNEIVAGRKKHDLRRADDRNFRVGDTLVLEEYDPQRDAFTGRTLTVEVTYITSANLPCALSKEALHPNFCILSISPIPH; from the coding sequence ATGCTAAATCAAGCAAACCAAGTGCCGCTCGCTAGCGTCGCGAATATCACTCACCATCTCAAATGCTGGCCGCAGTTCTTCAACGAAATTGTAGCCGGTCGAAAGAAGCATGATTTACGCAGGGCTGATGACCGCAATTTCCGGGTGGGTGATACCCTAGTGCTGGAAGAGTACGATCCGCAAAGGGACGCTTTCACAGGTCGTACGCTGACGGTGGAAGTGACCTATATTACTTCAGCCAACCTTCCCTGCGCTCTATCTAAGGAGGCATTGCATCCTAACTTCTGTATTTTGAGCATATCTCCAATTCCACATTAG
- a CDS encoding TIGR02300 family protein has protein sequence MAKSELGTKRICPTTGKKFYDLNKNPVISPYTGEVVPIAPVAPARATRGAEARHAAAADTTPEPAEVEEVSLEEADAEENTGKVKAVVPESEDDIEVDETLDDDDDDDSTFIADEEEGDEDVTDIIGDVGGDEET, from the coding sequence GTGGCCAAGTCCGAACTCGGAACCAAACGTATTTGCCCGACCACGGGCAAGAAGTTCTATGACCTCAACAAGAATCCGGTGATCTCGCCCTATACCGGCGAGGTTGTGCCGATTGCGCCCGTGGCGCCGGCCCGCGCGACCCGCGGCGCCGAAGCTCGTCATGCGGCTGCCGCGGATACCACGCCGGAGCCGGCAGAGGTCGAAGAGGTCTCGCTCGAGGAGGCCGATGCCGAAGAGAACACCGGCAAGGTGAAGGCCGTCGTCCCCGAATCCGAGGATGATATCGAGGTCGACGAGACCCTCGATGACGACGATGACGATGATTCGACCTTCATTGCCGACGAAGAAGAGGGCGATGAGGACGTTACCGACATCATTGGTGATGTCGGAGGTGATGAAGAGACTTGA
- the ugpA gene encoding sn-glycerol-3-phosphate ABC transporter permease UgpA yields MQKQAIFQSKLLPYALVAPQLAIVLIFFYWPAAQAVIQSFLLQDAFGLSTSFVWFENYVELFSDPAYFETVVRTFFFSFAIAASSLSVALLLAVMADKPLRGGAVYRTLLIWPYAVAPPVVGVLWVFMLHPSLGVLSRYLRAAGIEWNPLLDGNQAATLVILAAAWKQISYNFLFFLAGLAAIPKSVLEAAAIDGARPMRRFWTVTFPLLSPTIFFLLVVNIVYAFFDTFGIIDTMTRGGPGKSTETLVYKVYNDGLIGGNLGSSAAQSVILMVMVIVLTGIQFRFVERKVTY; encoded by the coding sequence ATGCAAAAGCAAGCGATTTTCCAATCAAAGCTGCTGCCGTATGCGCTGGTTGCGCCGCAACTCGCGATCGTTCTGATTTTCTTCTACTGGCCGGCCGCGCAGGCCGTCATCCAGTCCTTCCTGCTGCAGGACGCCTTCGGCCTCTCGACCAGCTTCGTCTGGTTCGAGAATTACGTCGAGCTGTTCAGCGACCCCGCCTATTTCGAGACGGTCGTCCGAACCTTCTTCTTCTCGTTTGCGATCGCCGCGTCCTCGCTCTCCGTGGCACTGCTGCTCGCGGTGATGGCGGACAAGCCCTTACGCGGCGGCGCGGTCTATCGCACGCTGCTGATCTGGCCCTATGCCGTGGCACCGCCCGTGGTCGGCGTGCTCTGGGTCTTCATGCTGCATCCCTCGCTCGGCGTGCTCTCGCGCTATCTGCGCGCCGCCGGCATCGAATGGAATCCGCTGCTCGACGGCAACCAGGCCGCGACGCTGGTGATCCTCGCCGCCGCCTGGAAGCAGATCTCCTATAATTTCCTGTTCTTCCTCGCAGGCCTCGCGGCCATTCCGAAGAGCGTGCTCGAGGCCGCCGCGATCGACGGCGCGCGCCCGATGCGCCGGTTCTGGACCGTGACCTTCCCGCTGCTGTCGCCGACCATCTTCTTCCTGCTGGTCGTCAACATCGTCTACGCCTTCTTCGACACGTTCGGCATCATCGACACCATGACGCGCGGCGGTCCCGGCAAGTCGACGGAGACGCTGGTCTATAAGGTCTACAATGACGGCCTGATCGGCGGAAACCTCGGCAGCTCGGCGGCACAGTCGGTGATCCTGATGGTCATGGTCATCGTGCTGACCGGCATCCAGTTCCGTTTCGTCGAACGCAAGGTGACCTACTGA
- the ugpE gene encoding sn-glycerol-3-phosphate ABC transporter permease UgpE: MVEQEGFRRYVAHIVLWIGIAIVAFPVYVAIVASTQDNALIANGQMSLLPGGHFFEVYYQTIFVGTSGSTREPVGNMMLNSLVMALAIAIGKIAISIISAYAIVYFRFPFRMPIFWIIFITLMLPVEVRIYPTYKIVADLHMLDSYAGLALPLIASATATLLFRQFFMTVPDELLEASRIDGAGPLRFFWDTLLPLSRTNMAALFVILFILGWNQYLWPLLITTRDDMQTIQIGIRKMMTTNDALTEWPIVMATAVLAMLPPVFVVVAMQKLFVRGLVETEK; encoded by the coding sequence ATGGTCGAGCAAGAGGGCTTTCGACGCTACGTCGCCCACATCGTCCTCTGGATCGGGATCGCGATCGTCGCCTTCCCGGTCTACGTCGCCATCGTCGCCTCGACCCAGGACAACGCGCTGATCGCCAACGGGCAGATGTCGCTGTTGCCCGGCGGCCATTTCTTCGAGGTCTACTACCAGACCATCTTCGTCGGCACGAGCGGCTCGACCCGCGAGCCGGTCGGCAACATGATGCTGAACTCGCTGGTGATGGCGCTGGCGATCGCGATCGGCAAGATCGCGATCTCGATCATCTCGGCCTATGCGATCGTCTATTTCCGCTTTCCCTTCCGGATGCCGATCTTCTGGATCATCTTCATCACGCTGATGTTGCCGGTCGAGGTCCGCATCTATCCGACCTACAAGATCGTCGCCGATCTGCACATGCTCGACAGCTATGCCGGCCTCGCGCTGCCGCTGATCGCATCGGCCACCGCAACGCTGCTGTTCCGCCAGTTCTTCATGACCGTGCCGGATGAATTGCTGGAGGCCTCGCGCATCGACGGCGCCGGCCCGTTGCGCTTCTTCTGGGATACGCTGCTGCCGCTGTCGCGCACCAACATGGCCGCGCTGTTCGTGATCCTGTTCATCCTCGGCTGGAATCAATATCTCTGGCCGCTCCTGATCACCACGCGCGACGACATGCAGACCATCCAGATCGGCATTCGCAAGATGATGACCACCAACGATGCGCTGACCGAATGGCCGATCGTGATGGCGACCGCCGTGCTGGCCATGCTGCCGCCGGTGTTCGTCGTCGTCGCCATGCAGAAATTGTTCGTGCGCGGCCTGGTCGAGACGGAGAAGTAG
- a CDS encoding Hsp20 family protein — translation MSRVPTLSSPFLLGFDEIERVLDRVVKGADGYPPYNIERCGGADSQPERLRITLAVAGFTRDQLDVTIEENQLVIRGRQQDDKTRQYIHRGIAARHFQRTFVLAEGMLVLGADLKNGLLSIDLARPEPERIVKTIAINEHE, via the coding sequence ATGTCTCGTGTTCCTACGTTATCCAGTCCGTTCCTTCTGGGCTTCGACGAGATCGAGCGCGTGCTCGACCGCGTCGTCAAAGGCGCCGACGGCTATCCTCCCTACAATATCGAGAGGTGCGGCGGCGCGGACAGCCAGCCCGAGCGTTTGCGGATCACGCTGGCGGTCGCCGGATTCACCCGCGACCAACTCGATGTAACCATTGAGGAAAACCAGCTCGTCATCCGCGGGCGGCAGCAGGACGACAAGACCCGGCAATACATCCATCGCGGCATCGCCGCGCGCCACTTCCAGCGCACCTTCGTGCTGGCGGAGGGGATGCTGGTGCTGGGTGCGGATCTGAAGAACGGGTTGTTGTCGATCGACCTGGCCCGGCCTGAACCGGAGAGGATCGTTAAGACAATCGCTATCAATGAGCACGAATAA
- a CDS encoding CaiB/BaiF CoA-transferase family protein, with protein MTEAATGAMSGLRVIDLTRVLGGPYCTQILADHGADVIKVEPPAGDEVRDWGPPFHDDDAAYFVGINRNKRSIGLDLASEGGRVVLLKMLETADVLIENFKPGTLEKWGIGNDVLSKKYPRLVHCRICGFGADGPRGGNPGYDAIIQAMTGMIAATGSPESGPMRIGVPLVDITTGLYAAIGILMALSERQRSGKGQFLETTLYETGLAIMHPHTANYFMHGKPPGLTGNEHPNLVPYAIFPTKTDNIFIGVGNDGTFRKLAKEIGKPELGTDPRFARNKDRIANRDALRAELAAVFSQHEAEPLCNRLLAAGLPAGPVQKIDQALTNPHTIARGDVIEKDWYKGVASPIRLDRSKPSLRRLPPKFSQHSQEVLGEFGYSKAEIDAMVANGVVCGPERKR; from the coding sequence ATGACTGAAGCCGCAACCGGCGCAATGAGCGGACTGCGCGTCATCGATCTCACGCGCGTGCTCGGCGGCCCCTACTGCACCCAGATTCTCGCCGACCACGGCGCCGACGTGATCAAGGTCGAGCCGCCCGCGGGCGACGAGGTGCGCGACTGGGGCCCTCCCTTCCACGACGACGACGCGGCCTATTTCGTCGGCATCAACCGCAACAAGCGCTCGATCGGGCTCGATCTCGCCTCCGAGGGCGGCCGTGTCGTGCTGCTCAAGATGCTGGAAACGGCCGACGTCCTGATCGAGAATTTCAAGCCGGGCACGCTGGAGAAATGGGGCATCGGCAACGATGTTCTCAGCAAGAAATATCCGCGCCTCGTGCATTGCCGGATCTGCGGCTTCGGCGCCGACGGCCCGCGCGGCGGCAATCCCGGCTATGACGCGATCATCCAGGCCATGACCGGCATGATCGCGGCGACCGGCTCGCCCGAGAGCGGCCCGATGCGGATCGGTGTGCCCTTGGTCGACATCACCACCGGCCTCTATGCGGCGATCGGGATCCTGATGGCGCTGTCCGAGCGGCAGCGCTCGGGCAAGGGTCAGTTCCTCGAGACGACGCTGTACGAAACCGGCCTCGCCATCATGCATCCGCACACCGCGAATTATTTCATGCATGGCAAGCCGCCGGGACTTACCGGCAACGAGCATCCGAACCTCGTGCCGTACGCGATCTTCCCGACCAAGACCGACAACATCTTCATCGGCGTCGGCAACGATGGCACCTTCCGCAAGCTTGCCAAGGAGATTGGCAAGCCCGAGCTCGGCACCGATCCGCGCTTTGCCCGCAACAAGGACCGCATCGCCAATCGCGACGCGCTGCGCGCCGAGCTTGCCGCGGTGTTCAGCCAGCACGAGGCCGAACCGCTGTGCAATCGCCTGCTGGCCGCAGGCCTGCCCGCAGGTCCCGTGCAGAAGATCGACCAGGCGTTGACCAACCCGCACACGATCGCGCGCGGCGATGTCATCGAGAAGGACTGGTACAAGGGCGTGGCCTCGCCGATCCGGCTCGATCGCAGCAAGCCGAGCCTGCGCCGCCTGCCGCCGAAGTTCAGCCAACACTCCCAGGAGGTGTTGGGCGAGTTCGGCTACTCAAAGGCGGAGATCGACGCGATGGTCGCGAACGGCGTCGTCTGCGGGCCCGAGCGCAAGCGCTAG
- a CDS encoding GIY-YIG nuclease family protein: MKYVYILESLDSLHFYVGITDDLRARLAKHNAGEVPHTSKYGPWRLKTYIAFSDEKQAVAFEKYLKSASGRAFTKKRL; this comes from the coding sequence GTGAAGTACGTCTACATCCTCGAGAGCCTTGATTCCCTCCACTTCTATGTTGGGATCACTGATGATCTCCGAGCCCGACTTGCAAAGCACAATGCCGGCGAGGTGCCTCACACCTCGAAATACGGGCCCTGGCGTCTAAAAACTTACATTGCGTTCAGCGATGAGAAGCAAGCCGTCGCATTCGAAAAATACCTGAAGTCAGCATCCGGTCGCGCCTTCACCAAGAAGCGCCTCTAG
- a CDS encoding sn-glycerol-3-phosphate import ATP-binding protein UgpC, translating into MANVTLRNVRKTYPGGFEAIKGVNVDVGDGQFCVLVGPSGCGKSTLLRMVAGLETVTGGEIDIGGKVVNQVEPADRDIAMVFQNYALYPHMSVFNNMAYGLRNRGMKEAEIKTRVEEAARVLELAPMLERKPRQLSGGQRQRVAMGRAIVRQPKVFLFDEPLSNLDAKLRISMRVEIRKLQRRLNVTSIYVTHDQLEAMTLADILVVMNGGEVEQVGNPLAIYEKPATTFVASFIGAPPMNLMSTRQDEIKSQLGGSAGEAGILGIRPEDLAITDQTPAGGVALPLTVEAIERVGAETFVYGSRAQDGQRVAATPVELPAGEVIVRIPGTEAPAIGQKIRVAAVRQKLHLFSGDGRTRIEA; encoded by the coding sequence ATGGCCAACGTCACCCTGCGCAACGTCCGCAAGACCTATCCCGGCGGCTTCGAGGCCATCAAGGGCGTCAACGTCGATGTCGGCGACGGCCAGTTCTGCGTGCTGGTCGGACCTTCCGGCTGCGGCAAGTCCACGCTGCTGCGCATGGTCGCCGGGCTCGAGACCGTCACCGGCGGCGAGATCGACATCGGCGGCAAGGTCGTCAACCAGGTCGAGCCCGCCGATCGCGACATCGCGATGGTGTTCCAGAACTACGCGCTCTATCCGCATATGAGCGTGTTCAACAACATGGCTTACGGCCTGCGCAATCGCGGCATGAAGGAAGCCGAGATCAAGACCCGCGTCGAGGAAGCCGCGCGCGTGCTCGAGCTCGCGCCGATGCTGGAGCGCAAGCCGCGCCAGCTCTCCGGCGGCCAGCGCCAGCGCGTCGCCATGGGCCGCGCCATCGTGCGCCAGCCAAAAGTGTTCCTGTTCGACGAGCCGCTGTCCAATCTCGACGCCAAGCTCCGCATCTCGATGCGCGTCGAGATCCGCAAGCTGCAGCGCCGACTCAACGTCACCTCGATCTACGTCACCCACGACCAGCTCGAGGCGATGACGCTCGCCGACATCCTGGTCGTGATGAACGGCGGCGAGGTCGAGCAGGTCGGCAATCCGCTGGCGATCTACGAGAAGCCGGCCACGACCTTCGTCGCCTCCTTCATCGGCGCACCGCCGATGAACCTGATGTCGACGCGCCAGGACGAGATCAAGTCGCAGCTCGGCGGCAGCGCAGGCGAGGCCGGCATCCTCGGCATCCGTCCGGAGGATCTGGCGATCACCGACCAGACTCCTGCCGGCGGCGTTGCACTGCCGCTGACGGTCGAGGCGATCGAGCGCGTCGGTGCCGAGACCTTCGTTTACGGCTCGCGCGCCCAGGACGGGCAGCGTGTCGCCGCCACCCCGGTCGAGCTACCGGCAGGCGAGGTCATCGTCCGCATTCCCGGAACCGAGGCCCCGGCGATCGGCCAGAAGATCCGGGTCGCGGCGGTGCGCCAAAAACTGCATTTGTTCAGCGGCGACGGGCGGACGCGGATCGAGGCCTGA
- the ugpB gene encoding sn-glycerol-3-phosphate ABC transporter substrate-binding protein UgpB: MALRHFGAAAAIAIAAGMTASPALAVTEIQWWHAMTGANNDVIVKLANDFNASQSDYKVIPTYKGSYPDTMNAGIAAFRAGNAPHIMQVFEVGTATMMAATGAVKPVYKLMADAGEKFDPKNYLSAITGYYSTSKGEMLSFPFNSSSTVMWVNLDELKKVNAEIPKTWPEVFEVAKKLHDNGHPTCGFSNSWVTWVNLEQLSAWHNVPLASKANGLDGFDTKLEFNAPLQEKHLEKLVELQKDKTYDYAGRTNQGEGRFTSGECAIYLTSSAFFGNVKAQAKFNFTAAPMPYYPDVKGAPQNSIIGGASLWVMGGKSADEYKGVAKFLTFLSDTDRQVYIHKASGYLPITKAAYEKAKAEGFYKDQPYLETPLLELTNKEPTENSRGLRLGNMVQLRDVWSEEIEQALAGKKTAKQALDASVERGNTMLRQFEKTAVK; encoded by the coding sequence ATGGCTCTTCGACATTTTGGAGCAGCTGCCGCTATTGCAATCGCGGCTGGCATGACGGCTTCGCCGGCGCTGGCCGTGACTGAAATCCAGTGGTGGCATGCGATGACGGGCGCGAACAACGACGTCATCGTCAAGCTCGCCAACGACTTCAATGCGTCGCAGAGCGACTACAAGGTCATCCCGACCTACAAGGGCAGCTATCCCGACACCATGAACGCCGGCATCGCCGCATTCCGCGCCGGCAACGCCCCGCACATCATGCAGGTGTTCGAAGTCGGCACCGCGACCATGATGGCCGCGACCGGCGCCGTGAAGCCCGTCTACAAGCTGATGGCCGACGCCGGCGAGAAGTTCGATCCGAAGAACTATCTGTCCGCGATCACCGGCTACTATTCGACCTCGAAGGGCGAGATGCTGTCCTTCCCCTTCAACTCGTCGTCGACCGTGATGTGGGTCAACCTTGACGAACTGAAAAAGGTCAACGCCGAGATCCCGAAGACCTGGCCCGAAGTGTTCGAGGTCGCCAAGAAGCTGCACGATAACGGTCACCCGACCTGCGGCTTCTCCAACTCCTGGGTCACCTGGGTCAACCTCGAGCAGCTCTCCGCGTGGCACAACGTGCCGCTCGCCAGCAAGGCCAACGGTCTCGACGGCTTCGACACCAAGCTCGAGTTCAACGCGCCGCTGCAGGAGAAGCATCTCGAGAAGCTGGTCGAGCTGCAGAAGGACAAGACCTACGACTACGCCGGCCGCACCAACCAGGGCGAAGGCCGCTTCACCTCGGGTGAGTGCGCGATCTACCTGACCTCGTCGGCCTTCTTCGGCAACGTCAAGGCGCAGGCCAAGTTCAACTTCACCGCCGCGCCGATGCCGTATTACCCGGACGTCAAGGGCGCGCCGCAGAACTCGATCATCGGCGGTGCTTCGCTCTGGGTGATGGGCGGCAAGTCGGCCGACGAATACAAGGGCGTCGCCAAATTCCTGACCTTCCTCTCCGACACCGATCGTCAGGTCTACATCCACAAGGCCTCGGGCTATCTGCCGATCACCAAGGCGGCTTATGAGAAGGCCAAGGCCGAGGGCTTCTACAAGGATCAGCCCTATCTCGAGACCCCGCTGCTCGAGCTGACCAACAAGGAGCCGACCGAGAATTCGCGCGGTCTGCGCCTCGGTAACATGGTCCAGCTGCGTGACGTCTGGTCGGAAGAGATCGAGCAGGCGCTGGCCGGCAAGAAGACCGCCAAGCAGGCGCTCGATGCCTCCGTCGAGCGCGGCAACACGATGCTGCGCCAGTTCGAAAAGACCGCCGTAAAATAA